TCGGTGTTGCATTCGTCCAGATTTGCTGCCAATGTTGGGTGTGCCGTGGTGTCCGGCCCCTGGTGTCTTTCTCATCCTCTCCCCTTGTCATGTCCGCCATTGACCCTGACGCCCTTGAGTCGCAGGTCGCTCAGCGGCTTGATCCCCACGGCAGCGACGGCGTCCAGGCGGCACTCTCCGGGGTTGTGGATCTGGATGCGTTGGAAGAGGGCCGCTACGGTGAGGTGCTCGGGGCCATTGACCAGCGGCTGACCCAAAGTCGGTACTCGCTGCTGTCGATGGTTGTGGCCGGCATTTACTTTGGGATGCTCGTGGGGTTGTGGCTGGTCGACGGCTCCACCTGGGGCCGCATTGCCCTTTGGCTTACCCCCACACTCTTGGTGGGCGTGTACGGGCTGTACGCCACCCACCAAACCGTGCGCCAGATTCGACATCTGTCGGAAACCCGGGCCATGCTCCAGCTTCTGACGGACAGTCTGTCTGTCGACAGGGGACCGGATTCCCCAGCGGAGCGTTAGTGGAGCAAAAAGGCCCGCCCGAAAGCCTTTTCCAGTCAATTCAGTATCCGCGCCCGACGCCTTTCCCCTCAATTTCTCCTAACTGATTTGATGTTCGACTCCGCCACATATCGTTCGCGGCGTCGCACGCTCGTTGAACAAGAGCGCCCCGCGTCCGGGCTCGCATTGCTGCTCGGAAATCGGCGGTCCCCTCGCAACTACGTCGACAACCCCCACCCTTTTCACCAGGACGGCACTTTTCTGTACTACTTTGGGCTCGACCGCCCCAATCTGTACGGCCTCGTCGACCTCGACGCAGGGTCCTCGACCCTGTACGGCGAAGAGGCGACCCTCGACGATGTGGTTTGGGAAGGGGAGCAGACCGCTCTTCGGGAGGACGCCGCTTCGGTCGGCGTCGACACGGTCGATCCTCCTTCGGCCCTCGACTCTCGACTCGCGCAGGCCTGCGAACAGGATCGCCCCATTCACGTCCTTCCCCCGTACCGCGATGAGCACCGGCTCCGCCTGGGGGCGCTGCTGGACCGCCCTCACTCTCAACTCGACGACGCCGTTTCGGAGTCACTGATTCGCGCTGTGGTCCGGCAACGGTCGGTCAAGTCTTCGGAGGAGGTAGCCGAAATCGAAACGGCCCTCGACCGCACCGCTCAGGTCCACGCCTGCGCTCAGGGGCACGCGGTCCCCGGCGCGTCCGAACAAGAAATCATGGGGGCCATGACGGGCCTCCTGGCGAGCGAGGGGGGTAGCTTCTCGTTTACGCCGACCTGTTCGGTACGGGGTGAAGTCCTGCACAACCACTCGTACCCAAACACGCTTGCGGAGGGCGACCTTCTTCTGGTAGACGCCGGGGCCACCTCGCCTGGCCACTACGCGGGCGATGTCACCCGTGTCACGCCGGTTGGGGGGAGC
This genomic interval from Salinibacter grassmerensis contains the following:
- a CDS encoding aminopeptidase P family protein is translated as MFDSATYRSRRRTLVEQERPASGLALLLGNRRSPRNYVDNPHPFHQDGTFLYYFGLDRPNLYGLVDLDAGSSTLYGEEATLDDVVWEGEQTALREDAASVGVDTVDPPSALDSRLAQACEQDRPIHVLPPYRDEHRLRLGALLDRPHSQLDDAVSESLIRAVVRQRSVKSSEEVAEIETALDRTAQVHACAQGHAVPGASEQEIMGAMTGLLASEGGSFSFTPTCSVRGEVLHNHSYPNTLAEGDLLLVDAGATSPGHYAGDVTRVTPVGGSFTSRQQAVYEAVLSAQTAAIDALAPGVPFIEIHKHAARTLTEHLIDLGLMQAPADEAVAAGAHALFFPHGLGHMMGLDVHDMESLGEEFVGYARNQTRPEQFGLHTLRLGRPLQPGFVVTVEPGCYFIPPLIKQWRADQRHERFINYERVEDFLGFGGIRIEDDMLVTEDGARILGPDIPKAPGKVAARAGSSDPA